The genome window GAGTTACTCTAATTTGTCCATTTCCATCACATTTTGGACATGTTTTTACATCAGTACCTGGTTTTGCTCCACTACCTCCACATGTTTCACATGACTCTGTACGGGGAATAGTAATTTCTTTTTCCACTCCAAAGGCAGCTTCTTCAAAAGTAATCTCCATACGGTATTGCAAATCTGAACCTTTTTGTGGACCACGTCTGCGACTACCGCGACGACTTCTTCCTCCAAAAAACATGTCAAATATGTCATCAAAACCACCAAAACCACCTTGAGCGAAATCATCAAAATTAAAGTCATTATCATTGATTCCAGAGTGTCCATATCTATCATAACGTTCTCTCTTATCAGGATCACTCAATATTTCATAGGCTTCAGAAATTTCTTTGAATTTTTCCGAAGTATCTGGATCATCTTTATTCATATCAGGATGATATTTTTTTGCTAATTTTCTATATGCCTTTTTAATTTCTTTTTGGCTGGCATCTTTATCAACACCAAGAATATCATAATAATCTTTTTGACCTGCCAATAAAATCACCACCTTTTTCTAATAGCAGTGAAAAGAAGGGGAGATCCCCCCTTCTTTTCTATTTATTAAATTCTTTTATTTATTTGTTTGATTCATCATCATTTACTTCTTCATAGTCTACATCTACTGTTTCTTCGTCTTCATCTGATTGTGCTCCGCCATTTGGATTTGCTCCAGCTCCTGCTTCAGGTCCACCAGGCTGACCCTGTGCACCTTGAGCACCCTGTTGAGCTTGAGAATAAATTTGTGTGCTCAATTCAGTTAATTCTTCATTTAGAGCTTCCATTTTCTCCTTAATCAATTCTATATCATCTTCATTTTCCTCTAATGTTTCTTTCAATTCATCTTTAGCAGCTTCTACTTTTTCTTTTAATTCATCATCAACTTTATCCCCTGACTCGTCTAGTGTTTTTTCTGTTTGATGAACTAAGGCATCAGCTTCATTACGAGTCTCAATTCTTTCGCGTTTTTTCTTATCTTCTTCAGCATGTTCTTCAGCATCTTTTACCATTTGTTCAATTTCTTCTTCAGAAAGACCACTGGAAGATTCAATAGTAATATCATTTTCTTTTCCTGTTCCTTTATCTTTAGCAGAAACATGTACAATACCATTTTCATCTATATTAAATTCAACTTCAATTTGTGGTACTCCTCGAGGAGCAGGAGGTATTCCAGTTAATTGGAAACGACCTAAGGTTTTATTGTCTTTGGCCATTTCTCTTTCTCCCTGAAGCACATGAATATCTACACTTGTTTGATTGTCAGCAGCGGTTGAGAATATTTTACTCTTTGATGTTGGAATAGTTGTATTCTTAGGTATTAATTTTGTAAATACTCCACCTAATGTTTCAATACCTAAAGATAATGGAGTGACATCTAATAGTACAACATCATCAACATCTCCAGATAATACTCCTCCCTGAATAGCAGCTCCTACAGCTACAACTTCATCAGGGTTAATACCTTTATGAGGTTCTCTTCCAATTAAATCTTTTACTGCATCCTGAACTGCAGGAATTCTAGTTGATCCACCTACTAGAATTACTTCATCTATTTCAGAAGGATCCATACCTGCATCATTAAGAGCTGTTTTACTAGGATCCATAGTTTTCTTTACTAAGTCCTCTGTAATTTCATTAAATTTAGCTCTTGTAATATCTACATCAAGATGTTTAGGTCCTTCATCAGTCTGAGTTATAAATGGAAGATTTATATTAGTTTCTTTAACAGAAGACAATTCTTTTTTAGCATTTTCAGCTGCGTCTTTTAATCTCTGTAAAGCCATATTATCTTTTCTTAAATCTATTCCATTTTGACTTTTGAATTCTTTAGCTACATAATCTATAATTCTTTCATCAAAGTCATCACCACCAAGTTCATTATTACCATTTGTAGCAACAACTTCAAAAACTCCGTCACCTAACTCCAAAATGGAAATATCAAATGTTCCACCACCTAAGTCATAAACTAAGATAGTTTGGTCTTTATCATCATCAAGTCCATAAGCAAGTGAAGCAGCTGTTGGCTCATTAATTATTCTTTTTACCTTTAAACCTGCTATTTTACCTGCATCTTTTGTAGCCTGACGTTGACTGTCTGTAAAGTAAGCTGGAACTGTAATCACAGCTTCTTCTATTTCTTCTCCTACATAGTCTTCTGCATCTCTTTTTAATTTTTGTAAAATCATTGCAGAGATTTCTTGTGGTGTATAGTTTTCACCATTAAGTTCTACAGAATAATCAGATCCCATTTTTCTTTTAATTGACTTTACTGTTTGATCTGGATTCGTAATAGCCTGTCTTTTAGCATGTTCACCTACGATTCTTTCACCTTTTTTAGAATAAGCAACTACAGATGGTGTAGTTCTATTACCCTCTTTATTTTGAATAACAGTTGGTTCTCCACCTTCCATAATTGCCATACAAGAATTAGTAGTACCAAGATCGATTCCTAATATTTTGCCCATTCTGACATTCCTCCTTTATCAGTGTTGTTTTAATATTTATTTCAATTTATTTATTTTGCCACTTTAACCATGGCAGGTCTTATAACTTTATCTTCAATCAAATAACCTTTTTGCATTTCTTCAACAATAATACCTGACTCTTCTTCACAATCTTCAACCTGCATAATAGCTTCATGATATTTATGATGAAATTCTTCACCTTTAGTAGTTATTTTTTCTAATCCCTGACTTTTCAAATTATTA of Halanaerobiales bacterium contains these proteins:
- the dnaK gene encoding molecular chaperone DnaK, whose amino-acid sequence is MGKILGIDLGTTNSCMAIMEGGEPTVIQNKEGNRTTPSVVAYSKKGERIVGEHAKRQAITNPDQTVKSIKRKMGSDYSVELNGENYTPQEISAMILQKLKRDAEDYVGEEIEEAVITVPAYFTDSQRQATKDAGKIAGLKVKRIINEPTAASLAYGLDDDKDQTILVYDLGGGTFDISILELGDGVFEVVATNGNNELGGDDFDERIIDYVAKEFKSQNGIDLRKDNMALQRLKDAAENAKKELSSVKETNINLPFITQTDEGPKHLDVDITRAKFNEITEDLVKKTMDPSKTALNDAGMDPSEIDEVILVGGSTRIPAVQDAVKDLIGREPHKGINPDEVVAVGAAIQGGVLSGDVDDVVLLDVTPLSLGIETLGGVFTKLIPKNTTIPTSKSKIFSTAADNQTSVDIHVLQGEREMAKDNKTLGRFQLTGIPPAPRGVPQIEVEFNIDENGIVHVSAKDKGTGKENDITIESSSGLSEEEIEQMVKDAEEHAEEDKKKRERIETRNEADALVHQTEKTLDESGDKVDDELKEKVEAAKDELKETLEENEDDIELIKEKMEALNEELTELSTQIYSQAQQGAQGAQGQPGGPEAGAGANPNGGAQSDEDEETVDVDYEEVNDDESNK